A region of the Arachis hypogaea cultivar Tifrunner chromosome 15, arahy.Tifrunner.gnm2.J5K5, whole genome shotgun sequence genome:
AGCTTAACCACTAATGACCTCTAGAGGAGCTTGGACCTGTGCGTTGAGGACATCGGCTGCGGCTATGTCCCTCGCGTCCACATATAGTACACCGGCAAGGACCACGCATATCCCGcgaatccatctcattcaagtagcGGGTTGACTTCGGTCTTCCTTTTGTCACACGTCTCAATGTTcagttggcgatcaccttctctCCTTCATATCTATCCCATGTAGATGGGTCACCCATCGGAACAAACTCGCCTTTGTACACCTTGCAAATTTCAGACATCTTGTACATGTCGTGCACATATACTTGCCAATCAAGACGCTGGTTAGCGCAACATGCAAGAACGTGGCGACATGAGAGTCGCTCGACCTGGAAATGGCCACAGTCGTAGTGTCGTTGCGCAAGGTTAACAGTGTAAATAGAATCATCTTGCATTTCATGAACCTCAAACATCTCATTGCGCCTATCGAACCAATTGACCACAATGTTTCCTGCACGTCGAAAGCTTTCTTCAACTCTCTTTATTGCAAATTCTGAATACGTGAATCCGTTGCGGACATGCTCATGAGCCTCGGCACTCTTCCGAGTAAACAATTTATTCAGCCGATAGAAAGTAGACCTAACAATGGCAGTCACAGGAAGGTTGCGTGCACCCTTCAGGACAGAATTTATGCACTCTATCAAGTTTGTCGTCATATGTCCCCCAACGATGACCCCATCGAATGCCAACACCCATCTCTCAACACCGATGTCATCGCACCATTGAGTATATGCCTCACCCCACTCTTTAAGCCTTTGGTAGTTTTTGTTGTACTCCTGTTCCGTCCTAGAGTAGCCTGTTTAACAAACCATTTAATCACAAGCAGATGCCACAAAATTACTATGAATAGAACCATAACAGCAAAATGAAATACCTGTGTTCACCACGAGTTTATGCAAATACGGAGCCTTGAACCTCCTTAAGAAGTTGGACCCGATGTGCCTGATGCAGTACATGTGCCACGCTCTTGGTGGTGACCATGCACCATTACTACGAGCTATTGCAGCGTCGATGGAGGTATGGCGGTCAGAAATAATACCCACACCATCAATGGTAACAACATATCTCTGCAAATTGGTTAGGAAAAACTCCCATGCGTCTGCTGTCTCGCCCTTGACTAtcgcaaatgcaataggcacaatgttttggttcccatcttgtgcaaccGCAACCAGAAGTGCACCTTTATATTTTCCGTACAGGTGCATGCCATTAACCTGCACCAATGGCTTGCAGTGTCTGAATGCTACAATACACGGATAGAAGCTCCAAAAAATGCAGTGCAACACTCTTACACCTTGAACCTCCTCACTCTCACGGTAAacagaaagcatttttatttgaaCACGAGACCTTGGCAACTTCGCAGTCATTGCTTTCAACCATATTGGCAGATTCTGGTAAGAAACTTCCCAATCACCAAAAATTTTTGCGACAGATTTCTGCTTTGCCAGCCAAGCTTTGCGGTAACTTACAGTGTAGTTGGACCTGGATTGAACTTCTGCAATAATAGACTTCACCTTTATCGACGGGTCTGCTTCGACCAACGGCCTAATAGCCTCTGCAATTGTGTCTgagtccaacttggcatgatcttgCAAAATCATACCCATGGTGCACGTGTGTTTGCCATTGTATCTTCT
Encoded here:
- the LOC112747843 gene encoding uncharacterized protein — protein: MGFVITYKATFRKVSNILYRNPVQVFGGLIQFQIMHIIDDANMQQMLGIYQQTRFHMPMIELYVEFEQHSGLDAVGEEVNVDELGDIDWEEDNDDSEKEFEANYEVDDENDDGDLASNPAIQNEADAIVSQHSFGVPSFMRTLDLEGMHAPEFFEYANIGGGNVPAEDGEFSVRMEFGSRESTFCAKCKGYGAGCDWLIRASLIRKKGCWEIRRYNGKHTCTMGMILQDHAKLDSDTIAEAIRPLVEADPSIKVKSIIAEVQSRSNYTVSYRKAWLAKQKSVAKIFGDWEVSYQNLPIWLKAMTAKLPRSRVQIKMLSVYRESEEVQGVRVLHCIFWSFYPCIVAFRHCKPLVQVNGMHLYGKYKGALLVAVAQDGNQNIVPIAFAIVKGETADAWEFFLTNLQRYVVTIDGVGIISDRHTSIDAAIARSNGAWSPPRAWHMYCIRHIGSNFLRRFKAPYLHKLVVNTGYSRTEQEYNKNYQRLKEWGEAYTQWCDDIGVERWVLAFDGVIVGGHMTTNLIECINSVLKGARNLPVTAIVRSTFYRLNKLFTRKSAEAHEHVRNGFTYSEFAIKRVEESFRRAGNIVVNWFDRRNEMFEVHEMQDDSIYTVNLAQRHYDCGHFQVERLSCRHVLACCANQRLDWQVYVHDMYKMSEICKVYKGEFVPMGDPSTWDRYEGEKVIAN